Proteins from one Candidatus Cloacimonadota bacterium genomic window:
- a CDS encoding type II toxin-antitoxin system RelE/ParE family toxin, translating to MLEIRFSPKAVADLDEIKRYISSDLCNPQAATDLLSLIFQKIQTLATLPQIGARVRTDLPSLKIYRFIPCKNYLVFYRQEEKFVSIIRVLYAKRDYLRLLESDRKPAENE from the coding sequence ATGCTTGAAATCCGGTTTTCACCGAAAGCCGTTGCTGATCTGGATGAAATAAAACGGTACATATCGTCTGATCTTTGCAACCCGCAAGCCGCAACTGATCTTCTTTCCTTGATTTTCCAAAAGATTCAGACATTGGCAACCTTGCCGCAGATTGGAGCCAGAGTCAGAACCGATCTTCCGAGCCTTAAAATCTACCGATTCATTCCATGCAAGAACTACCTCGTGTTTTACAGACAAGAAGAGAAATTTGTTTCAATCATTCGTGTTTTATATGCGAAGCGAGATTATTTGCGACTGCTTGAATCGGACAGGAAGCCTGCTGAGAACGAATGA